Genomic DNA from Leptospira hartskeerlii:
GAATCCAGGAAACAAACGGCTCGCCCAAAATCGATCCAAGCTTGGAAGATACATACCTCAACTTTCTGGATTCTATATTCAAAAAACAGAATGAAGATCCACATCGTTATGGCGGAAGACAGGTCGCAGGACAATTCATCCAAGAGTTATTCGATATTCTTTTTGCGGGATTTTTCTCAGATCTAAACTTTAGAGACCAAACCCAGGTAGAAGATAGTATCTCTCGTTTTCTTTTAGATGCAAAGAAGAAGTTACAACCTTATATAGTTGCATCGAACGGCCCTGAAATTAATTGGGTGCTCTCCGAATTCAAAAAAGAATTACCGATCCTTTATGATCTAATCTGGAAAGATGCAATCGCCGCTTATGAAGGAGATCCTGCTGCAGAAAGTGTAAAAGAAGTGATACTTGCCTACTCAGGTTTTTATGCAATCGCAGTTCATAGAGTTGCTCACGTACTACATCGTTTGAAAATTCCGATCTTTCCAAGAATGTTAAGTGAATATGCTCACGAAAAAACAGGTATAGATATACATCCCGGAGCAAAGATAGGAAAATCATTCTTTATGGATCATGGTACCGGCATCGTGATCGGCGGGACTTCAGAAATTGCGGATAATGTTAAAATTTACCAAGGAGTTACTTTAGGAGCCCTCTCTGTCAGCAAAGATCTAGCAAGTATCAAAAGACATCCAACAATTGAAGAAAATACGATTATTTATGCGGGAGCCACAATACTAGGCGGAGATACAGTAATTGGAAGAAATAGTATCATAGGAGGAAATACCTGGCTCACTCAA
This window encodes:
- the epsC gene encoding serine O-acetyltransferase EpsC; translated protein: MGIQETNGSPKIDPSLEDTYLNFLDSIFKKQNEDPHRYGGRQVAGQFIQELFDILFAGFFSDLNFRDQTQVEDSISRFLLDAKKKLQPYIVASNGPEINWVLSEFKKELPILYDLIWKDAIAAYEGDPAAESVKEVILAYSGFYAIAVHRVAHVLHRLKIPIFPRMLSEYAHEKTGIDIHPGAKIGKSFFMDHGTGIVIGGTSEIADNVKIYQGVTLGALSVSKDLASIKRHPTIEENTIIYAGATILGGDTVIGRNSIIGGNTWLTQSVPPYSVVYQKNEIRVRNSKELDNVIDFSI